One stretch of Sporichthyaceae bacterium DNA includes these proteins:
- a CDS encoding four-helix bundle copper-binding protein yields MTTVSHSKVSTLHLDLPAPAREALQRALECCLTCVETCTACADACLREDDLDALRACILSDLDCADICDTTARVLARSGGAQVGVTRAMLNACIAACHVCREECARHAAHHAHCKACDIACQSCEDACRDLLAQLD; encoded by the coding sequence ATGACCACCGTGTCACACTCGAAGGTCTCCACGCTGCACCTGGACCTGCCCGCACCCGCGCGCGAGGCGCTGCAACGGGCGCTGGAGTGCTGCCTGACCTGCGTGGAGACGTGCACCGCGTGCGCCGACGCCTGCCTGCGCGAGGACGACCTCGACGCGCTGCGCGCCTGCATCCTGTCCGATCTGGATTGCGCGGACATCTGCGACACCACCGCCAGGGTGTTGGCCCGCTCCGGCGGCGCGCAGGTCGGCGTCACCCGCGCCATGCTCAACGCCTGCATCGCGGCCTGCCATGTCTGTCGCGAGGAGTGCGCCCGGCACGCTGCGCACCACGCGCACTGCAAGGCCTGTGACATTGCGTGTCAGAGCTGTGAGGACGCCTGTCGAGACCTTTTGGCCCAGCTCGACTGA